GTAGCAGATATGTGCTGGGAGGCTGGATCATCTGCGGTCGACAAATTTTGGAATTAGAAGTGTCGGCAAGCAGCTTGGCAGAGTGAGTGCTCAACTAATTTAATTTACCTGGATTTATCTCTGCCGGTGAGATCCCGAGGACTGCCAACGCTCTCTGCAACTGCAAGGGTGTAGCACCAGACACTCCTGCAGCAGGCCGGTAGCCAAGTGCTGATGAATTGCGTTTCGGATGAACAACATCAAGGTAGCATACTAATAAGCTATGGTATGTTCAAGTTGTTATTAGAAAGAAAAATAGCTTGCCGATGTGGCCCAAAATAATCCAATACATTACAGAGGCAGCAAATTAAAAAGCCTATAGATAGATAGTAAGTTAAGGCACACTGGCAAAATGACAAAGCTAAAGAGAGGGATATGGGAACGAAACAAATGTGAGTTTACCTTGGTTCCCTTCTGGATAAGGTGCCGTGGGAATTATGCCAGCTTTTAAAGTTTCATCTGAATGCCACGCAAATTCATCAGTTAATTTCCACGTACGCATACATAGTTTCCATCCAATCCAACAGGCAACAGTACAGTATAAATAATTAAGCAGAGTGACCGGATCTGTATAATCTGGATGTGGCTGACTAATTAACAGTTGGTTATCGAACATCGAAACTTTTGCTCTGGCTATGTGGATGATGCTGCTCTTTGAGAGATGTGTTTTTAATCTATATATATCCGGTCTTAACTAATACACAAAATAAAAACATGAACAGAGGCAGGTTTTCTTTTTACCAAGGATATCCGCCAGCGATTCACGCGCTTTTTCATCAGACACTGCACATCAATAGGTAGACATGGTGAATAACTGCATGCCAAGGTGTGGGATTTAGAAATTTCAGATGTAGGTACGCGGCTTAATTATATGTACCTTTTGTTTCACCCGCAGGATCAATGAGGTAGCTACAAAAGGTAGGGAATGTTCAGATGTGGGCGAAAACCAGTCGATTACCCCCGTGAACAATACTACGTACTAGTACAATTTGCGCTTGAACAATACTAGAAACAATTTATACCTCCTCATGGCCCTGATGATAGCTTTTGGTCGCGGCCGGGAGCCTTGCTTCTTCACGTGAGGCCTCCGGCGGCACAAACTATATGAATGAAGAGCAATTAGAACTACTCCAGGCTGATTACTACTGAAGCCGATCGAGAACTCTCTGTCTAAGTGGTCGGGAGTAATGAGATTTGGGGGATACATAACATTACCCTGGAGGAGCAACGGGAAGTAGCTggtgcggcgcggcggccggcAGTGAGATGCGGCCCTGCAGCTCCGGGGTGGCGGTGGCCAACCTCCAGACAACAAAGGATGCTTTGCTCCTCACCCTCTCCCAGTTCATGTCGGCcctgcgcgcgcgcgcgtgcggtTATGAATGTTGTGAACGAATGTTGTTTGAGGATGCCTAGGACGTACGTGCACCGGCCGGCCGGTCGGTCGATGAGGTGCGTACCTGATGTGGGGGAAGCCGAGCACGAGGAAGGTGATGGCGCGGAGCCTCAGCTCGCCGTGGCCGACGTCTCGGCTATGGCACAGCTCGAAGTAGGAGCCGGGGAGGGCGGTCAGGTCGACGTGGCCGGCGACGGCGTCGGCGAAGCGGCGGTGCGTGACGAGGAAGGCGCGGAGGAGGTCGGCGTTGGAGCTCcgctggcggggcggcggcggcaggtggaGCTCCAGGTAGGCGACGGCGTCCGCCCAGCGGCCCCGCTCCACGAGGCCGCGCAGGTGGCGCAGGCTCATGTGCACGCCCGTCTGCCGCGTCACCCTGCATGCACGCACGCGCGACGGAACCGCGTAGATCGGCGTCAGGAATAATGAATGATGAAGGAAGGAAGGATCTCGCTGCGTATTGAGGTGGGTCGCTTGATTGATTAGTGATTACTCGGCGTAGGCGCCGTGGAAGCCTTGGTCCCGGAGGAAGGCGAGGAGCCGCCGGTGCCGGAGCCGCGCCACGCAGGGGTGCTCCGCCGTGCCGGAGGGCTTCTCGGCAGTCTCGACCTCGGAGGAATCCATCACGACGAGAGGATCGGACGCAGGCAGCGCTGGCGATTTGGATAGTGGAAATAGTCCATCCTATATGAGTCTGTCTATAttacatctagatgtgagataatatctttgtaatcatctttgctggaattttttgttgtttgtttgttttttagcCTTTTTCCGCATTTGTGTGCTGTCAGGTTGAACACATGCGGGCTGCCTGGTCAGCGCTAGCTAGCTCGGCTCCCTCGCTGGCCTTGACTTGATTGATACTGTACAAGTCTGCATGGATGAGAAGCAGCCCTATTGTGTATAAAGCCCGTGTCCTTCAGTTTTTTTGCAAAGTGCCCTCCAGCTTGTCCCTAGGTTGACGTCTTTTAGGTCAATTTACCCCATCCGCAAAACATGAAAAAAGTTTATGATTTCTTTTTAAGAATTTGAAATAAAAATAGTGGTAGCTTAAAAAGTGTTCATCAATTCAAAAAAGGTCACAAATTAGAAAAATATATTCGCGATATAAAAgatgttcaagaatttgaaaaatgttcgctAACTTCAAAAGTTTTCACCAATTCAATACATATTGGTGAATTAAAATGATGTTCATCGATTTGTTAAATTTTCATGATTTTCTAAAAATATTCATCAATAAAATAATGTTCAAGAATTTAAAAAAaggtcatgaattttaaaaatgtacattggGACAAAAAATGGTCGAAcctagttgcaagttgatggtggacttgcaactgggtcaAGAAAATGTCGAGGCCGAGTTGCATGTCAATGATGGACTTTTAACTGGGACGAAAAATTGATTATAGCCCAGTTGCGAGTTAAGAGCGGACTTGTAACTGGGACAGCTACACAAAACAACAataccagttgcgagtcgaggatggacttgcagctgggacaactacacaaaactacgCTAGGAGTTGCGGGTCGATGGTGAACTTGCAACTAGTACAACAACAAATCTATATGCCTAGTTGCGAGTCGAAGGTGAACTTGCAACTAAGACAACTAC
The window above is part of the Triticum aestivum cultivar Chinese Spring chromosome 2A, IWGSC CS RefSeq v2.1, whole genome shotgun sequence genome. Proteins encoded here:
- the LOC123191885 gene encoding uncharacterized protein, translating into MNWERVRSKASFVVWRLATATPELQGRISLPAAAPHQLLPVAPPGLCRRRPHVKKQGSRPRPKAIIRAMRSYLIDPAGETKVSDEKARESLADILDETLKAGIIPTAPYPEGNQGVSGATPLQLQRALAVLGISPAEINPDDPASQHISATLKAAKMLGASSPTNAAALIRVKHVLTPREKIRAMK
- the LOC123191886 gene encoding uncharacterized protein; the encoded protein is MDSSEVETAEKPSGTAEHPCVARLRHRRLLAFLRDQGFHGAYAEVTRQTGVHMSLRHLRGLVERGRWADAVAYLELHLPPPPRQRSSNADLLRAFLVTHRRFADAVAGHVDLTALPGSYFELCHSRDVGHGELRLRAITFLVLGFPHIRYAPHRPTGRPVHVRPRHPQTTFVHNIHNRTRARAGPT